The following proteins are co-located in the Corynebacterium kalinowskii genome:
- a CDS encoding FdhF/YdeP family oxidoreductase: MTSSFVQVSSVNEKANRFDHPKVGKRETSAVGLPGALWGLSYGVQEHGLAPLLKMNRPGGVDCPGCAWPDPAQQDHGVVEFCENGAKAIAEETTGRRVTPEFFAEHSIMELRDKTDYWLGRQGRLTTPMYCEQGDTHYRPISWDEALDLIAEELKTLENPDDAIFYTSGRTSNESAYVYQLLARRLGTNNLPDCANMCHDSTGKALGTTLGLGKGSVVIEDFYNTDLIISMGSNPGTNHPRMLKALENCKKNGGKIIAVNPMPEAGLMGFKDPQTPQGLLGKAAKLADVYLQIRLNGDMAFMQLLNRELIRRDAIDHVFLEKFCSNVDETIEHLKNVDEEAALMSCGLTMAEILKVADMVEESATAIVSWTLGVTQHKNAVATIREMTNFLLLTGNIGKPGAGTAPLRGHSNVQGDRTMGITEAPAEKFSAALESRFGIQVPREHGYSTVDATLAMWEGRSKFFMSMGGNYVRVVSDTSRAEAGMEKHNMTVHLNTKLNNSHLWPGKKSLILPVLARTDVDMQASGPQCVTVEDSASSVHASIGERKANADLGLKSEIWITTELGKRIFGDDFWQPMQDNYDVIRDHIEATIPGFTDYNRRIKIPGGFMLPNGPRERVFNLPDGKAHLSVNKLEPLVLEEGQLLLNTVRSHDQYNSTIYGLHDRYRGIKGGRRVVFVNPEDCRERGLKDGDLVDIVSVWKNEERRAPNFRVVEYSIAKDCVTAYFPEANVLVPVDSFADESRTPVSKSVVVRLEPLGKRAEDVEKVDVNV; encoded by the coding sequence ATGACTTCCTCCTTCGTCCAAGTTTCCTCCGTCAATGAGAAAGCCAATCGCTTTGACCACCCAAAGGTGGGTAAGCGTGAGACTTCCGCTGTAGGTCTACCCGGCGCCCTGTGGGGCCTTTCCTATGGTGTACAAGAACATGGTCTTGCTCCCCTATTGAAGATGAACCGTCCTGGTGGCGTTGACTGCCCGGGTTGTGCTTGGCCTGACCCTGCACAGCAAGATCACGGCGTGGTCGAGTTTTGCGAAAACGGCGCCAAGGCAATTGCCGAAGAAACCACCGGCCGTCGCGTTACTCCGGAGTTTTTCGCAGAGCACTCCATCATGGAACTGCGCGATAAGACCGACTACTGGCTGGGTCGCCAGGGTCGCCTTACTACCCCAATGTATTGCGAACAGGGCGATACTCATTACCGCCCGATCTCCTGGGATGAGGCTCTCGATCTCATCGCCGAAGAGCTGAAGACGCTGGAGAATCCGGACGACGCCATCTTCTACACCTCCGGACGCACCTCCAACGAGTCTGCCTACGTTTACCAGCTCCTCGCCCGCCGCCTGGGCACCAACAACCTGCCGGACTGCGCAAATATGTGCCACGACTCCACCGGTAAGGCCCTGGGCACCACGCTCGGCCTGGGCAAGGGTTCGGTTGTTATTGAAGACTTCTACAACACTGACCTCATCATCTCGATGGGTTCTAACCCGGGCACCAACCACCCTCGCATGTTGAAGGCGCTGGAGAACTGCAAGAAGAACGGCGGCAAGATCATCGCCGTGAACCCAATGCCAGAGGCTGGATTGATGGGCTTCAAGGACCCACAGACCCCACAGGGCCTGCTGGGCAAGGCAGCAAAGCTTGCCGACGTCTACCTGCAGATCCGACTCAACGGCGATATGGCTTTTATGCAGCTGCTCAACCGCGAGCTCATTCGCCGCGATGCCATCGACCACGTATTCCTGGAGAAGTTCTGCTCCAACGTTGATGAGACCATCGAGCATCTGAAGAACGTGGATGAAGAAGCCGCCCTGATGTCTTGTGGTCTCACTATGGCCGAGATCCTAAAGGTCGCAGACATGGTGGAAGAATCCGCTACTGCGATCGTTTCTTGGACCCTGGGTGTCACCCAGCACAAGAACGCGGTGGCAACGATCCGCGAGATGACCAACTTCCTGCTGCTTACCGGCAACATTGGCAAGCCGGGCGCAGGTACTGCACCACTGCGTGGCCACTCCAACGTCCAGGGCGACCGCACCATGGGCATCACCGAAGCACCTGCAGAGAAGTTCTCCGCAGCACTCGAGAGCCGCTTCGGTATCCAGGTTCCGCGTGAACATGGCTACTCCACGGTCGACGCCACCTTGGCCATGTGGGAGGGCCGCTCCAAGTTCTTCATGTCCATGGGCGGCAACTACGTCCGCGTGGTAAGCGACACTTCCCGTGCAGAGGCCGGCATGGAAAAGCACAACATGACCGTCCACCTGAACACCAAGCTCAACAACTCTCACCTGTGGCCAGGCAAGAAGTCCCTGATCCTCCCGGTATTGGCCAGGACAGACGTCGATATGCAGGCCTCCGGCCCTCAGTGCGTGACCGTGGAAGACTCCGCATCCTCCGTGCATGCCTCCATCGGTGAGCGCAAGGCAAACGCTGACCTGGGCCTCAAGTCCGAAATCTGGATCACTACCGAGCTGGGCAAGCGCATCTTCGGTGATGACTTCTGGCAGCCAATGCAGGACAACTACGACGTGATTCGTGATCACATCGAGGCAACCATCCCAGGCTTTACCGATTACAACCGCCGTATCAAGATTCCTGGCGGATTCATGCTGCCGAACGGTCCACGCGAGCGCGTCTTCAATCTCCCTGATGGCAAGGCTCACCTGTCCGTGAACAAGCTGGAGCCACTGGTACTGGAAGAGGGTCAACTGCTCCTCAACACGGTGCGTTCCCATGATCAGTACAACTCCACCATTTACGGTCTTCATGATCGTTACCGTGGCATCAAGGGCGGTCGCCGCGTGGTCTTCGTCAACCCTGAGGACTGCCGCGAGCGTGGCCTGAAGGATGGCGACCTGGTCGACATCGTGTCCGTGTGGAAGAACGAGGAGCGTCGCGCCCCTAACTTCCGCGTGGTTGAGTACTCCATCGCTAAGGACTGCGTGACCGCATACTTCCCGGAGGCCAACGTGCTCGTACCGGTGGATTCCTTCGCCGATGAGTCTCGTACCCCAGTGTCCAAGTCTGTCGTTGTTCGCCTCGAGCCTCTGGGCAAGCGCGCGGAAGACGTGGAGAAGGTCGACGTCAACGTCTAA
- the fdhD gene encoding formate dehydrogenase accessory sulfurtransferase FdhD has protein sequence MGRITRSARVTRIVRDDGRLAPDTRADALAVEEPLEIRVDGQSLTTTMRTPGHDFELVTGLLHAEGLIAEASDILTMRYCAGSVGPYGENTYNVIDVTTRAGHMPIEFIRNVTTTSACGICGTASIEQLMKRQRYEISPVRPSASLLMSLPAVLQQDQHAFRRTGGIHAAGAFTLTGEPLVVREDVGRHNAADKVIGALLQEDKLPARELLLVMSSRASFELVQKAILAGFSGLVAVSAATSLAVDLAKESGLLLTGFTRENRMNVYSGEVETDEA, from the coding sequence ATGGGAAGAATTACTCGCAGCGCCCGCGTCACTCGGATTGTCCGTGACGACGGGCGCCTTGCCCCTGATACCCGCGCCGATGCTCTCGCCGTGGAAGAACCCCTGGAGATTCGCGTCGACGGTCAATCACTGACCACCACGATGCGCACCCCAGGTCACGACTTCGAGCTAGTCACCGGGCTTTTGCACGCCGAAGGCCTCATCGCTGAAGCGTCCGACATCCTGACCATGCGCTACTGCGCGGGATCGGTCGGCCCCTACGGCGAGAACACCTACAACGTCATCGACGTGACCACCCGCGCGGGCCACATGCCGATCGAGTTCATCCGCAATGTCACCACCACCTCAGCGTGCGGCATTTGCGGGACGGCTTCGATCGAGCAGCTGATGAAGCGACAGCGCTACGAGATCTCGCCGGTCCGGCCGTCGGCAAGCTTGCTCATGTCGCTGCCAGCCGTGTTGCAGCAAGATCAGCACGCTTTTCGACGCACCGGAGGCATCCATGCGGCTGGCGCGTTCACCCTCACCGGTGAACCTCTCGTCGTGCGAGAAGATGTCGGCCGCCATAACGCCGCGGACAAGGTGATCGGCGCTCTGCTGCAAGAAGATAAGCTCCCGGCGCGTGAGCTACTTCTGGTGATGAGTTCACGAGCCTCGTTTGAGCTAGTACAGAAAGCCATTCTGGCTGGTTTCTCGGGCTTGGTGGCGGTATCCGCCGCGACCTCGCTTGCAGTGGACCTGGCAAAGGAGTCCGGGCTGCTACTGACCGGGTTTACTAGAGAAAACAGAATGAACGTCTATTCCGGAGAGGTTGAGACCGATGAAGCTTGA
- a CDS encoding DUF6457 domain-containing protein, with amino-acid sequence MKLDEFLAQVSEELGTDPALIGEVRDDLLDLTRDIAHNAIRPAAPLSAFLVGLSVGSGASAAEIREQIAKVTALVEKQA; translated from the coding sequence ATGAAGCTTGATGAGTTTTTGGCGCAGGTGTCCGAGGAGCTTGGCACCGACCCAGCACTGATTGGGGAGGTGCGCGATGACTTGCTGGACCTCACCCGCGACATTGCGCATAATGCAATTCGTCCGGCGGCTCCCCTGTCTGCCTTCCTGGTAGGGCTTTCTGTCGGTTCCGGGGCATCTGCTGCAGAGATTCGCGAACAGATCGCTAAGGTCACTGCGCTGGTGGAGAAACAAGCGTAA
- a CDS encoding dynamin family protein — MIEHSIATVTELRDLLNDSSFTLDPEAQHTADALARQIDDYVLPRLANVDAPLLAVIGGSTGSGKSTLVNAVVGQQVSLSGAIRPTTRQPVLVTNPQDEAWFASSEVLPGLARERGEAAANPTATTLRTVTTDHIQPGLALLDAPDFDSIDDGNRALASQLLAAADLWIFVTTPARYADQLVWNFLHDAASRDIEVIVVLNRVDEEAMKTVPEDLKRMMSDAGLGGAKLITVPYIEHLSGLLAPELVSELSQHLEVLAGDAAARRDMALKTVDGVLAQIAGKVEKLAATKEREEDFADQLDDAIDGVYLRGRDEVIAATQDGNLLRKEVMQRWQDFVGTSDAFRTVERWYSVAVDRIGSFFTGKPAPVREVETEIEAGLHAVIVDAAETAAARSWSHLGSVAPELRASASPVLAHASTNISDETAQLVRDWQASLMNSIQDSAGDKRMKARLMSFGLNVVTVALMLVVFASTAGLTGGEVAIAGGSAVLGQKMLETIFGEEAVRKMAKQARQDLDERIEDLFLTERDRYREITDVLDAGTDADELRAAVKAGA; from the coding sequence ATGATCGAGCACTCCATTGCCACAGTGACCGAGCTTCGGGACTTGCTGAATGATTCTTCATTCACGCTGGATCCCGAAGCTCAGCACACTGCAGATGCCCTGGCACGGCAAATCGACGACTACGTCCTGCCCCGCCTCGCCAACGTCGATGCCCCACTCCTGGCAGTGATCGGCGGTTCCACGGGCAGTGGAAAGTCCACGCTGGTTAACGCGGTCGTCGGCCAGCAGGTCAGCCTGTCTGGTGCGATCCGACCAACCACGCGTCAGCCGGTGCTCGTCACCAATCCACAGGATGAAGCGTGGTTCGCTTCCAGCGAGGTCCTCCCTGGGCTTGCCCGCGAGCGTGGCGAGGCCGCTGCGAATCCCACCGCCACGACACTGCGGACCGTCACCACCGACCACATCCAACCGGGCCTGGCGCTTCTCGACGCCCCTGACTTCGATTCGATCGACGATGGCAATCGCGCCCTGGCCTCCCAACTTCTCGCCGCCGCGGACTTGTGGATATTCGTCACCACCCCGGCGCGCTACGCCGACCAGCTGGTGTGGAACTTCCTGCACGACGCCGCGAGCCGCGACATCGAGGTGATCGTCGTCCTCAACCGCGTGGACGAAGAAGCCATGAAGACGGTTCCCGAAGACCTCAAGCGCATGATGTCCGATGCGGGTCTCGGTGGCGCCAAGCTCATCACGGTTCCTTACATCGAGCACCTCTCTGGCCTGCTCGCCCCTGAGCTCGTTTCCGAGCTATCCCAGCACCTCGAAGTGCTGGCTGGCGATGCCGCTGCCCGTCGCGACATGGCGCTCAAGACCGTCGACGGCGTGCTGGCACAGATTGCGGGCAAAGTGGAGAAGCTTGCTGCTACGAAGGAGCGAGAAGAGGACTTTGCTGATCAGTTGGACGATGCCATCGACGGTGTTTACCTTCGCGGACGTGATGAAGTCATCGCCGCAACCCAGGACGGCAACCTGCTGCGCAAGGAAGTGATGCAACGCTGGCAAGACTTCGTGGGCACCTCCGATGCTTTCCGTACCGTCGAGCGCTGGTATTCCGTAGCTGTGGACCGCATCGGCAGCTTCTTCACCGGCAAGCCTGCCCCGGTTCGGGAAGTGGAAACGGAGATTGAGGCTGGTTTGCATGCCGTGATCGTCGATGCCGCCGAAACCGCAGCCGCTCGATCGTGGTCTCACTTGGGCTCAGTGGCTCCGGAGCTGCGGGCGTCGGCAAGCCCCGTTTTGGCACATGCAAGCACGAACATCTCTGACGAGACTGCACAGCTCGTGCGTGATTGGCAGGCCAGCTTGATGAACTCGATTCAGGACAGCGCCGGCGACAAGCGCATGAAGGCGCGCCTGATGTCCTTCGGACTGAACGTGGTAACCGTCGCATTGATGCTGGTGGTGTTTGCTTCCACCGCTGGACTTACCGGCGGTGAGGTCGCGATTGCTGGTGGTTCCGCGGTGCTCGGGCAAAAGATGCTGGAGACCATTTTCGGCGAGGAAGCCGTCCGCAAGATGGCAAAACAGGCTCGTCAGGATCTGGACGAAAGAATTGAGGATCTCTTCCTCACCGAGCGCGACCGCTATCGCGAGATCACCGATGTGCTCGATGCCGGAACCGATGCCGATGAGCTGCGCGCAGCTGTAAAGGCAGGTGCCTAA
- a CDS encoding GTPase family protein has protein sequence MFKSKPTLTQRLEALERATELAEGIYTPEELERLDKVIASAAERRALSAEHTVVGFFGATGSGKTSLFNAVVGEDLGKTAARRPTTSSPLAAVWHPEGSEELLDWLEVEDRRNRPGDFAKNAGPLILLDLPDFDSVEPIHREIATRLAGQVDVLVWVTDPEKYADTIIHDHFIRPHAEHSAVTLAVLNKSDKLRPEDLGPVKNSLEQLLVEDGLKKIKVIATSAKTGAGVDDIRAAIAKVASDHKAQSARLEADIAAATGPLLGSEKLSKVPDSAKKNLDNALAEAAGADHISRATAAAYRKRLGQATGWLLTSWMLRLRPDPLRRLGLREDADEVGVHRTSMPALDASRRAVANRGVRDYAAVLEAGLPARWADALHDETEAVVEKLPEQLDRAAAGTRLPAQPSKAWGLFTFIQWLALLAALVGVIWYLLVAFLPGALVPLLGEDLTPDVEGWPIPTLLILGGVLLGILLGLLTAVFGGFISSGVRSRTRRALRREVAEMSQAEITAPLLDVRGRYLEFREQLQSATGR, from the coding sequence GTGTTTAAGTCGAAGCCAACTCTCACTCAGCGTCTCGAAGCTCTGGAGAGGGCCACGGAACTCGCTGAGGGCATCTACACTCCCGAGGAGCTGGAACGCCTGGACAAGGTAATCGCCAGCGCTGCGGAGCGCCGCGCGCTGTCTGCCGAACACACTGTGGTGGGTTTTTTCGGTGCCACTGGCTCCGGCAAGACGTCGCTGTTCAATGCGGTTGTGGGCGAGGATCTGGGCAAGACAGCTGCCCGCCGACCTACTACATCCTCTCCTTTGGCCGCCGTGTGGCACCCGGAAGGTTCCGAGGAACTCTTGGATTGGCTCGAAGTGGAAGACCGGCGCAACCGGCCCGGGGACTTTGCCAAGAACGCTGGGCCGTTGATCCTGCTGGACCTGCCTGACTTCGACTCCGTCGAACCAATCCACCGGGAGATCGCCACCCGTTTGGCTGGACAGGTGGATGTTCTGGTGTGGGTGACCGACCCGGAAAAGTACGCCGACACTATCATCCACGACCACTTCATCCGGCCACACGCAGAGCACAGCGCCGTCACACTGGCGGTACTCAATAAGTCCGACAAGCTACGCCCTGAAGACCTGGGTCCAGTCAAGAATTCGTTAGAACAATTATTGGTTGAAGATGGTCTAAAGAAGATCAAGGTCATTGCCACCAGCGCCAAGACAGGTGCGGGTGTGGATGATATCCGCGCGGCCATCGCGAAGGTCGCTTCCGATCACAAGGCTCAGAGCGCGCGCCTAGAGGCCGACATCGCGGCCGCCACCGGCCCACTGCTTGGCTCCGAAAAGCTATCCAAGGTGCCGGATTCAGCAAAGAAGAACCTTGATAACGCCCTGGCCGAAGCCGCCGGCGCCGACCACATCTCCCGCGCCACCGCAGCCGCCTACCGCAAGCGCCTCGGCCAGGCCACCGGCTGGCTCCTCACTTCCTGGATGCTGCGCCTGCGCCCCGATCCGCTCCGTCGCCTGGGACTGCGCGAGGACGCCGACGAAGTCGGAGTGCACCGCACCTCCATGCCAGCACTCGACGCTTCCAGGCGGGCAGTAGCCAATCGCGGCGTGCGTGACTACGCAGCTGTGCTGGAAGCTGGCCTGCCAGCACGGTGGGCGGATGCGCTGCATGATGAGACGGAAGCTGTCGTCGAGAAGCTGCCTGAGCAGCTGGACCGCGCTGCCGCCGGCACTCGCCTTCCTGCCCAGCCAAGTAAGGCCTGGGGCCTGTTCACTTTTATCCAGTGGCTCGCGCTGCTCGCAGCACTGGTCGGCGTGATCTGGTACCTGCTGGTGGCGTTCCTCCCTGGCGCGCTAGTTCCGCTGCTTGGCGAGGACCTCACTCCGGATGTGGAGGGCTGGCCGATTCCGACCTTGCTGATTCTGGGCGGAGTGCTCCTCGGTATTCTGCTTGGCCTGCTCACCGCGGTCTTCGGTGGTTTCATCAGCTCCGGTGTGCGCTCCCGCACGAGGCGAGCACTACGCCGGGAAGTTGCCGAAATGTCGCAGGCGGAAATTACTGCTCCGCTGCTGGACGTGCGTGGGCGCTATCTGGAGTTTCGTGAGCAGCTTCAGAGTGCCACCGGCCGCTAA
- a CDS encoding LppP/LprE family lipoprotein yields the protein MSFRFAAGAVTLALTLPLSIQPAFAAFNETDYSQNPACGVGYEDNFKQFTDQIPGSFHGWRATAQHNFNPCRTLSYVVAEAITKDPNTPRHIMFFHKGAYFGTATPEAHAFTEVVGATDTSVTVNYYHWKAPGWPEQFAGQVTYRWDGEKVVTDGQIQPAPAPPNAPQFSLPALSSGLW from the coding sequence ATGTCTTTCCGCTTTGCAGCCGGAGCTGTCACTCTAGCCCTCACTCTTCCGCTATCCATTCAGCCAGCATTCGCCGCATTCAACGAGACCGACTATTCCCAAAACCCAGCATGCGGTGTTGGCTATGAAGATAACTTTAAGCAGTTCACCGACCAGATTCCCGGCAGCTTCCACGGCTGGCGCGCTACTGCTCAGCACAACTTCAATCCATGCCGCACGTTGAGCTACGTGGTTGCCGAGGCTATCACCAAAGATCCGAACACGCCGCGCCACATCATGTTCTTCCACAAGGGTGCGTACTTCGGAACAGCCACTCCGGAAGCCCACGCATTCACTGAAGTCGTCGGCGCAACTGACACCAGCGTGACCGTGAACTACTACCACTGGAAAGCTCCAGGCTGGCCTGAGCAGTTCGCGGGCCAGGTCACTTACCGCTGGGATGGCGAAAAAGTGGTTACCGATGGACAGATTCAGCCGGCTCCTGCCCCCCCCAACGCACCGCAGTTCAGCCTGCCAGCACTGTCTTCCGGTCTTTGGTAG
- the rpsQ gene encoding 30S ribosomal protein S17 has product MSEATVNNTEKKEKGARKVRTGYVVSDKMNKTIVVELEDRKQHALYGKTIRTNSKVKAHDENEIAGIGDLVKIEETRPLSKDKHYRLVEIVEKAK; this is encoded by the coding sequence ATGAGTGAGGCAACTGTGAACAACACTGAAAAGAAGGAAAAGGGCGCCCGCAAGGTTCGTACCGGCTACGTCGTTTCCGACAAGATGAACAAGACCATTGTCGTCGAGTTGGAAGACCGTAAGCAGCACGCACTGTACGGCAAGACCATTCGTACCAACTCGAAGGTCAAGGCTCACGATGAGAACGAGATCGCTGGCATCGGCGACCTCGTGAAGATCGAGGAGACCCGCCCACTGTCTAAGGACAAGCACTACCGTCTCGTCGAGATCGTCGAGAAGGCTAAGTAA
- the rpmC gene encoding 50S ribosomal protein L29 — MASGNAAHELRELSAEELTTRLKEAKEELFNLRFQMATGQLTNNRRLRVVKQDIARIYTVIRERELGLSVVPGAEA; from the coding sequence ATGGCATCTGGTAACGCTGCACACGAGCTCCGCGAGCTCAGCGCTGAAGAGCTGACCACCCGTCTGAAGGAGGCCAAGGAAGAGCTGTTCAACCTGCGCTTCCAGATGGCTACCGGCCAGCTGACCAACAACCGCCGTCTGCGCGTGGTCAAGCAGGACATCGCCCGCATCTACACGGTCATCCGTGAGCGCGAGCTGGGCCTGTCCGTTGTCCCGGGAGCTGAGGCTTAA
- the rplP gene encoding 50S ribosomal protein L16 encodes MLIPKRVKYRRQHRPHRTGVSKGGNRVTFGDYGIQALEPAYITNRQIESARIAINRHVKRGGKVWINIFPDRPLTQKALGVRMGSGKGGVEKWVANVKPGRILFEMSYPSEEVAFEALRRAGQKLPCKVRIVRKEDQF; translated from the coding sequence ATGCTTATCCCTAAGCGCGTCAAGTACCGTCGCCAGCACCGCCCACACCGCACCGGTGTGTCCAAGGGCGGCAACCGCGTCACTTTCGGTGATTACGGCATCCAGGCTCTCGAGCCTGCCTACATCACCAACCGTCAGATCGAGTCCGCTCGTATCGCCATCAACCGCCACGTCAAGCGTGGTGGCAAGGTGTGGATCAACATCTTCCCAGACCGTCCGCTGACCCAGAAGGCACTCGGTGTGCGTATGGGTTCCGGTAAGGGTGGCGTGGAGAAGTGGGTCGCCAACGTAAAGCCTGGCCGTATCCTCTTCGAAATGTCTTACCCAAGTGAGGAAGTTGCTTTTGAAGCTCTGCGTCGTGCAGGCCAGAAGCTGCCATGTAAGGTCCGCATCGTTCGTAAGGAGGACCAGTTCTAA
- the rpsC gene encoding 30S ribosomal protein S3, producing MGQKIHPHGLRLGITSDWKSHWFADKSYSDYVAEDIQIRQFLAKGLDRAGVADVVIERTRDRVRVDIHTARPGIVIGRRGSEADRIRGQLEKLTGKQVALNILEVKNIDANAQLVAQSIAEQLTNRVAFRRAMRKAIQGAMRQPQVKGIKVVCSGRLGGAEMSRTERYHEGRVPLHTLRAEIDYGTWEAHTTFGRIGVKVWIYKGDVVGGRRESELNAPAERRGRGGDRRERPRRGGQRRQRAEQKQEG from the coding sequence GTGGGCCAGAAAATCCATCCACACGGCCTACGCTTGGGCATCACTTCCGACTGGAAGTCCCACTGGTTCGCCGATAAGTCTTACTCCGACTACGTCGCAGAAGACATTCAGATCCGCCAGTTCCTCGCAAAGGGCCTTGACCGCGCCGGCGTTGCCGACGTTGTCATCGAGCGCACCCGCGACCGCGTCCGCGTCGACATTCACACCGCCCGTCCGGGCATCGTGATCGGTCGTCGTGGCTCCGAGGCTGACCGCATCCGCGGCCAGCTGGAGAAGCTGACCGGCAAGCAGGTTGCTCTCAACATCCTCGAGGTTAAGAACATCGACGCTAACGCTCAGCTGGTGGCTCAGTCCATCGCCGAGCAGCTCACCAACCGTGTGGCATTCCGTCGCGCAATGCGCAAGGCAATCCAGGGCGCAATGCGCCAGCCACAGGTCAAGGGCATCAAGGTTGTATGTTCCGGTCGTCTCGGCGGCGCCGAGATGTCTCGCACCGAGCGCTACCACGAGGGTCGCGTTCCGCTGCACACCCTTCGCGCCGAGATCGACTACGGCACCTGGGAGGCTCACACCACGTTCGGCCGCATTGGCGTCAAGGTGTGGATCTACAAGGGTGACGTCGTTGGTGGCCGTCGCGAGTCCGAACTCAACGCACCAGCTGAGCGTCGCGGTCGCGGTGGCGATCGTCGCGAGCGTCCACGTCGCGGTGGACAGCGTCGTCAGCGTGCTGAGCAGAAGCAGGAGGGCTAA
- the rplV gene encoding 50S ribosomal protein L22 encodes MSDQITTARATARFVRVTPMKARRVIDLVRGKTVSEAMAILKYAPQDAAEPVAKVVASAAANAENNFGMDPRTLVISEAYADEGPTMRRFQPRAQGRAFIIRKRTSHITVVVESQKEGAK; translated from the coding sequence ATGAGTGACCAAATCACCACCGCCCGCGCGACTGCGCGCTTCGTCCGGGTCACCCCGATGAAGGCACGCCGCGTCATCGATCTCGTTCGCGGCAAGACCGTGTCCGAGGCAATGGCGATCCTGAAGTACGCTCCGCAGGATGCTGCTGAGCCAGTAGCCAAGGTTGTTGCTTCTGCAGCAGCTAACGCTGAGAACAACTTCGGCATGGATCCACGCACCCTGGTTATCTCCGAGGCTTACGCCGACGAGGGACCAACCATGCGTCGTTTCCAGCCACGCGCACAGGGTCGCGCATTCATTATCCGTAAGCGCACCAGCCACATCACTGTGGTTGTCGAAAGCCAGAAGGAAGGGGCCAAGTAG
- the rpsS gene encoding 30S ribosomal protein S19, producing MPRSLKKGPFVDEHLLNKVDAQNEKGTKQVIKTWSRRSTILPDFIGHTFAVHDGRKHVPVFIDDSMVGHKLGEFAPTKTFKGHIKDDKKGRR from the coding sequence ATGCCACGCAGCCTTAAGAAGGGCCCGTTTGTCGATGAGCACCTCCTCAACAAGGTCGACGCTCAGAACGAAAAGGGCACCAAGCAGGTCATCAAGACCTGGTCTCGCCGCTCCACCATTCTCCCTGATTTCATCGGTCACACCTTTGCCGTCCACGACGGTCGCAAGCACGTGCCGGTTTTCATTGATGATTCCATGGTTGGCCACAAGCTCGGCGAGTTCGCACCAACCAAGACCTTTAAGGGTCACATCAAGGATGACAAGAAGGGACGTCGATAA
- the rplB gene encoding 50S ribosomal protein L2 — MAIRKYKPTTPGRRQSSVSMFEEITRSTPEKTLLRPLSKSGGRNVHGHITTRHKGGGHKRQYRVIDFRRADKDGITAKVAHIEYDPNRTANIALLHFRDGEKRYIIAPKGLKQGAILESGANADIKVGNNLPLRNIPAGATVHCVELKPGGGAKMARSAGASIQLLGKEGKYAILRMPSSEIRRVDIRCRATIGEVGNADQINIRWGKAGRMRWKGVRPTVRGVVMNPVDHPHGGGEGKTSGGRHPVSPWGQKEGRTRKPNRPSDRLIVRRRRSNKNKKR, encoded by the coding sequence ATGGCTATTCGCAAGTACAAGCCGACAACCCCGGGTCGCCGCCAGAGCTCCGTTTCGATGTTCGAGGAGATCACTCGCTCGACTCCGGAGAAGACTCTGCTGCGCCCACTGTCCAAGTCGGGCGGCCGTAACGTTCACGGCCACATCACCACTCGTCACAAGGGTGGCGGACACAAGCGCCAGTACCGTGTCATCGACTTCCGTCGTGCTGACAAGGACGGCATCACCGCTAAGGTCGCTCACATCGAGTACGACCCGAACCGTACCGCTAACATTGCTCTCCTTCACTTCCGTGATGGCGAGAAGCGTTACATCATTGCTCCTAAGGGCCTGAAGCAGGGCGCTATCCTCGAGTCCGGCGCAAACGCCGACATCAAGGTTGGCAACAACCTGCCACTGCGTAACATCCCTGCCGGTGCCACCGTGCACTGTGTTGAGCTCAAGCCAGGTGGCGGCGCCAAGATGGCTCGCTCCGCTGGTGCTTCCATCCAGCTGCTGGGTAAGGAAGGCAAGTACGCAATCCTGCGTATGCCATCTTCCGAAATCCGCCGCGTGGACATTCGCTGCCGCGCAACCATCGGTGAGGTCGGCAACGCTGACCAGATCAACATCCGTTGGGGCAAGGCCGGCCGTATGCGCTGGAAGGGCGTTCGCCCAACCGTCCGTGGTGTCGTTATGAACCCGGTCGACCACCCACACGGTGGTGGTGAAGGTAAGACTTCCGGTGGTCGCCACCCAGTGTCCCCATGGGGCCAGAAGGAAGGCCGAACCCGCAAGCCAAACCGTCCGTCCGATCGTCTGATCGTTCGTCGCCGTCGCTCCAACAAGAACAAGAAGCGCTAA